The proteins below come from a single Fusobacterium nucleatum genomic window:
- the mraY gene encoding phospho-N-acetylmuramoyl-pentapeptide-transferase: MLYFLAEHFAKLEFLKSIYLRAFLAFVISFCIVLFVGKPFIKYLKVKKFGEEIRDDGPSSHFSKKGTPTMGGVLIIAAILLTSLFINDLKNPLILLVLLSTLMFAGIGFIDDYRKFKVSKKGLAGKKKLLFQGIIGLVIWAYIYFVGLTGRPMIDFSLINPISAYPYYIGAIGMFFLIQIVLMGTSNGVNITDGLDGLAIMPMIICSTILGVIAYFTGHTELSSHLHLFYTVGSGELSAFLAAVTGAGLGFLWYNCYPAQIFMGDTGSLTLGGILGVIAIILKQELMLPIMGFIFVLEALSVILQVGSFKLRGKRIFKMAPIHHHFELMGIPESKVTMRFWIGTLIFGIIALGTIKMRGIL, encoded by the coding sequence ATGTTATATTTTTTAGCAGAGCATTTTGCAAAACTTGAGTTTTTGAAATCAATTTATTTAAGAGCATTCTTAGCATTTGTAATATCTTTTTGTATAGTTTTATTTGTGGGAAAACCATTTATAAAATATTTAAAAGTCAAAAAATTTGGTGAAGAGATAAGAGATGATGGACCAAGCTCACATTTTTCTAAAAAAGGAACTCCAACAATGGGAGGAGTACTAATTATAGCTGCCATACTTCTAACAAGTTTATTTATTAATGATTTAAAAAATCCTTTGATATTACTTGTTTTACTTTCTACACTTATGTTTGCAGGAATTGGTTTTATAGATGATTATAGAAAATTTAAAGTAAGTAAAAAAGGTTTGGCTGGAAAAAAGAAATTATTATTTCAAGGAATAATAGGTTTAGTTATATGGGCTTATATATATTTTGTTGGTTTAACAGGCAGACCAATGATAGATTTTTCTTTGATTAACCCAATAAGTGCATATCCATATTATATAGGGGCTATTGGAATGTTTTTCTTGATTCAAATAGTACTTATGGGAACATCAAATGGGGTAAACATTACTGATGGACTTGATGGACTTGCTATAATGCCTATGATAATCTGTTCAACAATCTTAGGAGTAATTGCATATTTTACAGGACATACAGAGCTAAGTTCTCACTTGCATTTATTTTATACTGTTGGTTCAGGAGAATTATCAGCATTTTTAGCAGCAGTAACAGGAGCAGGTTTAGGTTTTCTTTGGTATAACTGTTATCCAGCACAAATATTTATGGGAGATACAGGTTCTCTAACTCTTGGAGGAATCTTAGGAGTAATTGCAATTATTTTAAAACAAGAATTGATGTTGCCAATAATGGGATTTATATTTGTTCTTGAAGCCTTATCAGTTATACTACAAGTAGGTTCATTTAAGTTAAGAGGAAAGAGAATTTTTAAAATGGCACCTATCCATCATCATTTTGAATTAATGGGCATACCAGAATCAAAGGTAACAATGAGATTTTGGATAGGAACACTTATATTTGGGATAATAGCTTTGGGTACAATAAAAATGAGAGGTATATTATAA
- the murD gene encoding UDP-N-acetylmuramoyl-L-alanine--D-glutamate ligase: MKKAMIYGLGISGTGAKELLEKEGYEIIVVDDKKAMTSEEALNHLDGIEFFIKSPGIPYNNFVKEVQKRGIKILDEIEIAYNYMIEKDLKTKIIAITGTNGKSTTTAKISDMLNYAGYKAAYAGNIGRSLSEVLLKEKDLDFISLELSSFQLENIENFKPYISMIINMGPDHIERYKSFDEYYDTKFNITKNQTEDLYFIENIDDVEIEKRAKQVKAKRISISKFKKADVFVENDKICHAKDNIIDVDKLSLKGIHNLENTLFMVATAEILKIDREKLKEFLMIATPLEHRTELFFSYGKVKFINDSKATNVDSTKFAIEANKNSILICGGYDKGVDLAPLAEMIKENIKEVYLIGVIADKIEKELKKVGYEDSKIHKLINLENSLQDMKKRFTKDSDEVILLSPATSSYDQFNSFEHRGKVFKELVLKIFG, translated from the coding sequence ATGAAAAAAGCAATGATTTATGGATTAGGAATAAGTGGAACAGGAGCAAAAGAGTTACTTGAAAAAGAAGGATATGAAATTATAGTGGTTGATGATAAAAAAGCTATGACATCAGAGGAAGCATTAAATCATTTAGATGGTATAGAATTTTTTATTAAAAGTCCCGGAATACCATATAATAATTTTGTAAAAGAAGTCCAAAAAAGAGGAATAAAAATTTTAGATGAAATAGAAATTGCTTATAACTATATGATAGAAAAAGATTTAAAAACAAAAATTATTGCTATAACAGGTACTAATGGAAAAAGTACAACAACAGCAAAAATATCTGATATGTTAAATTATGCAGGATACAAGGCAGCTTATGCAGGAAATATTGGAAGGTCTCTTTCAGAAGTTTTATTAAAAGAAAAAGATTTAGATTTTATTTCATTGGAGCTTAGTTCATTCCAGTTAGAAAATATTGAAAATTTTAAACCATATATCTCTATGATAATAAATATGGGACCTGATCATATAGAAAGATATAAAAGTTTTGATGAATATTATGACACAAAATTTAATATTACAAAAAATCAGACAGAAGATTTGTATTTTATAGAAAATATAGATGATGTGGAAATTGAAAAAAGAGCAAAACAAGTAAAGGCAAAAAGAATTTCTATATCAAAATTTAAAAAAGCAGATGTTTTTGTTGAAAATGACAAAATATGTCATGCTAAAGATAACATAATTGATGTAGATAAATTAAGTCTAAAAGGTATACATAACTTAGAAAATACTTTATTTATGGTTGCAACAGCTGAAATATTAAAAATAGATAGAGAAAAATTAAAAGAATTTTTAATGATAGCAACTCCACTTGAACATAGAACAGAACTATTCTTTAGCTATGGTAAAGTAAAATTCATAAATGATTCCAAGGCAACAAATGTAGATTCTACAAAATTTGCTATTGAAGCTAATAAAAATAGTATTTTAATCTGTGGTGGTTATGATAAAGGTGTAGATTTAGCACCACTTGCAGAAATGATAAAGGAAAATATAAAAGAAGTTTATTTAATTGGAGTAATAGCTGATAAAATTGAAAAGGAACTAAAAAAAGTAGGCTATGAAGATAGTAAAATCCATAAATTAATAAATTTAGAAAACTCACTTCAGGATATGAAGAAGAGATTTACTAAGGATTCTGATGAAGTTATTCTACTTTCACCAGCAACTTCAAGTTATGACCAATTTAATTCTTTTGAGCATAGAGGTAAAGTTTTTAAAGAATTAGTCTTAAAAATTTTTGGGTAG
- the murG gene encoding undecaprenyldiphospho-muramoylpentapeptide beta-N-acetylglucosaminyltransferase, producing the protein MKKVILTTGGTGGHIYPALAVADKLKLKGVDTVFVGSTERMEKDLVPDSGHKFIGIDISVPRGWKNIRKYLKAIKAAYKVIKEEKPDAIIGFGNYISVPIIIAGILLRKKIYLQEQNVNIGAANKMFYKIAKMTFLAFDKTYDDIPIKSQSRFKVTGNPLRKEIDGLRYATEREKLGIKPSEKVLLITGGSLGAQEINNIVMKYWEKFCADKNLRIFWATGNNFEQIKKVRKSKKENDRIEPYFNDMLNVMAAADLIVCRAGALTISEIIELEKPAIIIPYGSIKVGQYENAKVLTDYDAAYVFTRDELDESMKKVFEIIRNDEKLKKMRIRLKPLKKPNAAEEIIASLDIWRD; encoded by the coding sequence ATGAAAAAAGTGATACTTACAACAGGTGGAACAGGTGGACATATATATCCTGCATTGGCTGTTGCTGATAAATTAAAATTAAAAGGAGTAGATACAGTATTTGTTGGAAGTACAGAGCGTATGGAAAAAGATTTAGTGCCAGATAGTGGGCATAAGTTTATAGGAATAGATATTTCAGTTCCAAGAGGTTGGAAAAATATTAGAAAGTATTTAAAAGCAATAAAAGCTGCCTATAAAGTTATAAAAGAAGAAAAGCCTGATGCTATTATAGGTTTTGGAAACTATATATCAGTACCTATTATTATTGCAGGAATATTGCTTAGAAAAAAAATATATTTACAAGAGCAAAATGTAAATATTGGTGCTGCTAATAAGATGTTTTATAAAATAGCAAAAATGACTTTTTTAGCTTTTGATAAAACTTATGATGATATTCCTATAAAATCACAAAGTAGATTTAAGGTAACAGGGAATCCATTAAGAAAAGAAATAGATGGTTTAAGATATGCTACTGAAAGAGAAAAATTAGGAATAAAACCAAGTGAAAAAGTATTATTGATTACTGGTGGAAGTCTAGGAGCACAAGAAATCAATAATATAGTTATGAAATATTGGGAAAAATTTTGTGCTGACAAAAATCTTAGAATATTTTGGGCAACAGGGAATAATTTTGAGCAAATAAAAAAAGTAAGAAAGAGTAAAAAAGAAAATGATAGAATAGAACCTTATTTCAATGATATGTTAAATGTGATGGCTGCTGCTGATTTAATAGTATGTAGAGCAGGAGCATTGACTATATCTGAAATTATAGAACTTGAAAAACCTGCAATTATAATTCCTTATGGTTCTATTAAAGTTGGACAATATGAAAATGCAAAGGTTCTAACAGACTATGATGCAGCTTATGTTTTTACAAGAGATGAATTAGATGAGTCTATGAAAAAAGTATTTGAAATTATTAGAAATGATGAAAAATTAAAAAAGATGAGAATTAGGTTAAAACCATTGAAAAAACCTAATGCAGCTGAGGAAATTATAGCAAGTCTTGATATTTGGAGGGACTAA
- a CDS encoding YadA-like family protein: MRKFNLKLLSLAIFVALMQNSLALPDKDGNTDLGFFNSTKGKNNSIAGTFNKTEGDSNTIAGTLQKTIGNNNKVGGASNKTVGNSNNILGTLQTTTGDSNTITGTLQKTIGNNNKVGGASNETVGNSNNILGTLQKTTGNNNKIGGASNKTEGDDNTITGLSNGTKGNSNKILGNKNSIEGNENNIKGISNTLKGDGNKVLGLNNTVEGNRNSVLGLNNGTAGNKNLVAGLANKTTGNKNLILGAKNKTTGDKNLVAGLSNTTVGSKNLVAGAGNKTEGNKNLIAGLANKTTGDKNLVAGTGNGTVGDKNWVAGAGNGTVGNNNKVAGASNKTVGNNNKIAGAGNGTVGNNNKIAGADNGTVGNNNKVAGAGNGTVGDKNWVAGAGNGTVGNNNKIAGAGNGTVGDKNWVAGAGNGTVGNNNKVAGASNKTVGNNNKIAGAGNGTVGNNNKIAGADNGTVGNNNKVAGAGNGTVGDKNWVAGAGNGTVGNNNKVAGAGNGTVGNNNKVAGAGNGTVGDKNWVAGAGNGTVGNNNKIAGAGNGTVGDKNWVAGAGNGTAGNNNKIAGAGNGTVGDKNWVAGAGNGTVGNNNKIAGAGNGTVGNNNKIAGAGNGTVGDKNWVAGAGNKTEGNKNLVAGADNKTEGNKNLVAGAGNKTEGNKNLVAGVGNTTEGNKNLINGSNNLTLGSKNLVNGLDNTTVGSRNLVNGIGNKTTGIKNSVNGIGNKATGAENSVNGVGNKAVGDDNKVAGVGNKVVGDDNKVAGVGNKAVGDDNKVAGVGNKAAGDNNKVAGVGNKAVGDDNKVAGTDNKVIGDNNLASGKNNLTIGNQNIGSGENNLTIGRQNNVSGKDSFVSGMKNKVKGKESTVVGINNTANGKYSAALGRDNQVDATDGTAVGNDNKVTGKNSSAFGKGNIAKGNSSAAFGHDNITSGDNSLAMGKENETTGENSLALGKENKTDGINSTALGRDNKVTGERGLAVGEGNKAKGKNSAAFGRDNTATGENSLALGKENKTTGKNSTALGRNNKVTGENSLGLGEGNIAKQKYSTAVGRNNKVESIDGTAVGNDNKVTGENSSAFGKGNIAKGNSSAAFGHDNITSGDNSLAMGKENETTGENSLALGKENKTDGINSTALGRDNKVTGERGLAVGEGNETKGKYGVTVGRNNKVTGKNSLAMGTGNRVEGSSNTVVGYKNKVTGNNSGAFGDPNTVNGNGSYAYGNDNTIMGSGSHAIGNRNKVNGNNNFAFGNDTNFKAGVSNSVALGNNSTVSSSNEVSVGSATVKRRITNVGDGEYSATSTDAVNGKQLYGAIKGVEGQINNVKSEVAHVGSLSAALAGLHPMQYDPKAPTQVMAALGHYKNKQSVAVGLGYYFNDRFMMTAGVAIGSEKRMKSMANVGFTLKLGKGSGVTEEDSTPIQNEVKKLNIENKELRSKLEAQDEKIKRLEEKLDKISNK; the protein is encoded by the coding sequence GTGAGAAAATTTAATTTAAAATTATTGTCTTTGGCAATTTTTGTTGCTTTAATGCAAAATTCTTTAGCACTTCCTGATAAGGATGGAAACACAGATTTAGGATTTTTTAATTCCACTAAGGGAAAAAATAATTCTATTGCTGGAACATTTAACAAAACTGAAGGAGATAGCAATACTATAGCAGGGACATTGCAAAAAACTATTGGAAATAATAATAAAGTAGGAGGAGCTTCTAATAAAACAGTTGGAAACAGTAATAATATACTAGGAACACTCCAAACAACAACAGGAGACAGCAATACTATAACAGGTACACTGCAAAAAACTATTGGAAATAATAATAAAGTAGGAGGAGCTTCTAATGAAACAGTTGGAAATAGTAATAATATACTAGGAACATTACAGAAAACAACAGGGAATAACAATAAAATAGGAGGAGCTTCTAATAAAACAGAAGGAGACGACAATACTATAACAGGGTTATCTAATGGGACTAAAGGAAATAGTAATAAGATTTTAGGAAATAAAAATTCTATAGAAGGTAATGAAAATAACATAAAAGGAATATCTAATACATTAAAGGGAGATGGCAATAAAGTATTAGGTTTAAATAATACAGTTGAAGGCAATCGTAATAGTGTGTTAGGCTTAAATAATGGAACAGCAGGAAACAAAAATTTAGTAGCTGGTTTAGCTAATAAAACAACTGGAAATAAAAATTTAATATTAGGTGCAAAAAATAAAACAACTGGTGACAAAAATTTAGTAGCTGGTTTAAGCAATACAACGGTAGGAAGTAAAAACCTAGTGGCTGGGGCAGGAAATAAAACAGAAGGAAATAAAAATCTAATAGCTGGCTTAGCTAATAAAACAACTGGTGACAAAAATTTAGTAGCTGGAACAGGCAATGGCACAGTAGGAGATAAGAACTGGGTAGCAGGAGCTGGCAATGGCACAGTGGGAAATAACAATAAAGTAGCTGGAGCTTCTAATAAAACAGTAGGAAATAACAATAAAATAGCAGGAGCTGGAAATGGTACAGTAGGAAATAACAATAAAATAGCTGGGGCCGATAATGGTACAGTGGGAAATAACAACAAAGTAGCAGGAGCCGGCAATGGCACAGTAGGAGATAAGAACTGGGTAGCAGGAGCTGGAAATGGTACAGTGGGAAATAACAATAAAATAGCAGGAGCCGGCAATGGCACAGTAGGAGATAAGAACTGGGTAGCAGGAGCTGGCAATGGCACAGTGGGAAATAACAATAAAGTAGCTGGAGCTTCTAATAAAACAGTAGGAAATAACAATAAAATAGCAGGAGCTGGAAATGGTACAGTAGGAAATAACAATAAAATAGCTGGGGCCGATAATGGTACAGTGGGAAATAACAACAAAGTAGCAGGAGCCGGCAATGGCACAGTAGGAGATAAGAACTGGGTAGCAGGAGCTGGAAATGGTACAGTGGGAAATAACAACAAAGTAGCAGGAGCCGGCAATGGCACAGTGGGAAATAACAATAAAGTAGCTGGGGCCGGTAATGGTACAGTAGGAGATAAGAACTGGGTAGCAGGAGCTGGAAATGGTACAGTAGGAAATAACAATAAAATAGCAGGAGCTGGTAATGGTACAGTAGGAGATAAGAACTGGGTAGCAGGAGCTGGCAATGGCACAGCAGGAAATAACAATAAAATAGCAGGAGCCGGTAATGGTACAGTAGGAGATAAGAACTGGGTAGCAGGAGCTGGAAATGGTACAGTAGGAAATAACAATAAAATAGCAGGAGCCGGCAATGGCACAGTGGGAAATAACAATAAAATAGCAGGAGCTGGTAATGGTACGGTAGGAGATAAGAACTGGGTAGCAGGAGCTGGTAATAAAACAGAAGGAAATAAAAATCTAGTGGCTGGAGCCGATAATAAAACAGAAGGAAATAAAAACCTAGTAGCAGGAGCTGGTAATAAAACAGAGGGAAATAAAAACTTAGTAGCTGGAGTAGGTAATACAACAGAAGGAAATAAGAATTTAATAAATGGTTCAAATAATCTAACACTAGGAAGTAAAAACTTAGTAAATGGTTTAGATAATACAACAGTAGGAAGTAGAAACTTAGTAAATGGAATAGGAAATAAAACAACAGGAATTAAAAATTCAGTAAATGGAATAGGTAATAAGGCAACAGGAGCTGAAAACTCAGTAAATGGAGTAGGAAATAAAGCTGTTGGTGATGATAATAAAGTAGCTGGAGTAGGAAATAAAGTTGTCGGTGATGATAATAAAGTAGCTGGAGTAGGAAATAAAGCTGTTGGTGATGATAACAAAGTAGCTGGAGTAGGAAATAAAGCTGCAGGAGATAATAACAAAGTAGCTGGAGTAGGAAATAAAGCTGTTGGTGATGATAACAAAGTAGCTGGAACAGATAATAAAGTAATAGGAGATAATAACCTAGCTTCAGGAAAAAACAATTTAACTATTGGAAACCAAAATATTGGATCAGGAGAAAATAATTTAACTATTGGTAGACAAAATAATGTTTCAGGAAAAGATAGTTTTGTTTCAGGAATGAAAAATAAAGTTAAAGGAAAAGAAAGTACAGTAGTAGGAATAAATAATACTGCCAATGGGAAATATAGTGCAGCATTAGGAAGAGATAATCAAGTAGATGCCACAGATGGAACAGCAGTAGGTAATGACAATAAAGTTACAGGAAAAAATAGTTCAGCTTTTGGTAAAGGTAATATAGCAAAAGGAAACAGTAGTGCTGCATTTGGACATGATAATATAACATCAGGAGATAACAGCTTAGCTATGGGTAAAGAAAATGAAACTACAGGAGAAAATAGCTTAGCCCTAGGAAAAGAAAACAAAACTGATGGAATAAACAGTACAGCATTAGGAAGAGATAATAAAGTTACTGGTGAAAGAGGTTTAGCAGTAGGAGAAGGAAACAAAGCTAAAGGGAAAAATAGTGCTGCATTTGGTCGTGATAATACAGCAACAGGAGAAAATAGCTTAGCTCTAGGAAAAGAAAATAAAACTACTGGAAAAAATAGTACAGCATTAGGAAGAAACAATAAAGTTACAGGAGAAAATAGTTTAGGACTAGGGGAAGGAAATATAGCAAAGCAAAAATACAGTACAGCAGTAGGAAGGAATAATAAGGTAGAGTCTATAGATGGAACAGCAGTAGGTAATGATAATAAAGTTACAGGAGAAAATAGTTCAGCTTTTGGTAAAGGAAATATAGCAAAAGGAAACAGTAGTGCTGCATTTGGACATGATAATATAACATCAGGAGACAACAGCTTAGCTATGGGTAAAGAAAATGAAACTACAGGAGAAAATAGCTTAGCTCTAGGAAAAGAAAACAAAACTGATGGAATAAACAGTACAGCATTAGGAAGAGATAATAAAGTTACTGGTGAAAGAGGCTTAGCAGTAGGAGAAGGAAACGAAACTAAAGGGAAATATGGGGTAACAGTAGGAAGAAATAATAAAGTTACAGGAAAAAATAGCTTAGCTATGGGAACAGGAAATAGAGTAGAAGGCTCATCTAATACTGTAGTTGGTTATAAAAATAAAGTAACTGGTAATAATTCAGGAGCTTTTGGAGACCCTAATACTGTTAATGGAAATGGTTCTTATGCCTATGGAAATGATAATACTATAATGGGTAGTGGATCTCATGCTATTGGTAATAGAAATAAAGTTAATGGAAATAACAACTTTGCATTTGGTAATGATACTAATTTTAAAGCTGGAGTATCTAATTCAGTAGCTCTTGGTAATAACTCAACTGTTTCTTCTTCTAATGAAGTTTCTGTTGGTTCAGCTACTGTAAAGAGAAGAATAACTAATGTTGGAGATGGAGAATACTCTGCAACATCTACTGATGCGGTTAATGGTAAACAATTATATGGTGCTATAAAAGGAGTGGAAGGGCAAATTAACAATGTTAAAAGTGAAGTTGCTCATGTAGGTTCTCTAAGTGCAGCTCTTGCTGGATTACACCCTATGCAATATGATCCTAAAGCACCTACTCAAGTTATGGCTGCATTAGGACACTACAAAAATAAACAATCTGTTGCAGTAGGATTAGGTTACTACTTCAATGATAGATTCATGATGACTGCTGGTGTTGCAATAGGTAGTGAAAAAAGAATGAAGAGCATGGCTAATGTTGGATTTACTTTAAAACTTGGAAAAGGTAGTGGAGTTACTGAAGAAGATTCAACACCTATCCAAAATGAAGTTAAGAAGTTAAATATTGAAAACAAAGAATTAAGATCTAAATTAGAAGCTCAAGATGAAAAGATTAAGAGATTAGAAGAAAAGTTAGATAAAATATCAAATAAATAA
- the gmhB gene encoding D-glycero-beta-D-manno-heptose 1,7-bisphosphate 7-phosphatase: MKKAIFLDRDGTINVEKNYIYKSEDLVFEEGSVEALKTFKNLGYILIVVSNQSGIAKGYFTEADLNIFNNNMNEILKKNGVEITEFYCCLHHPDGIGKYKKVCECRKPNNKMIEDAIKKYNIDREKSYMIGDKISDIGAGLKSNLKTVLVKTGYGLKDMEKVDKNETLICENLKDFSEILKREKLNELMFEEFSKKVQIKNVVMDSRKVIKGSLFFAINNGNSYVKDVLDKGASLVIADNTDIKDERVIKVTDTIATMQDLATKYRKKLDIQVVGITGSNGKTTTKDIVYSLLSTKAKTLKTEGNYNNHIGLPYTLLNVTDEEKFVVLEMGMSSLGEIRRLGEISSPDYAIITNIGDSHIEFLKTRDNVFKAKTELLEFVDKENTFVCGDDEYLSKLDVNKVGFNENNTYKIESYKFSNKDSKFILDGKEYEMPLLGKHNISNTAIAIELAKKIGLTDEEIQKSLKEVKISNMRFQEIKIGNDIYINDAYNASPMSMKAAIDTLNEIYNDKYKIAILGDMLELGENEIDYHIDVLNYLLDKKIKLVYLYGERMKKAYGIFMKNRSEEYRFWYYPTKEGIVESLKNIKMEKVILLKASRGIKLEEIIK; this comes from the coding sequence ATGAAAAAAGCAATTTTTTTAGATAGAGATGGAACAATAAATGTTGAAAAAAACTATATTTATAAAAGTGAAGATTTAGTTTTTGAAGAGGGTTCAGTAGAGGCTTTAAAAACATTTAAAAATTTAGGATATATTTTAATTGTTGTAAGTAATCAATCAGGTATAGCTAAGGGCTATTTTACAGAAGCAGATTTAAACATTTTTAATAACAATATGAATGAAATATTAAAGAAAAATGGAGTAGAGATTACAGAATTTTATTGTTGTCTTCATCACCCGGATGGTATAGGAAAGTATAAAAAAGTTTGTGAATGTAGAAAACCTAACAATAAAATGATAGAAGATGCAATTAAAAAATATAATATAGATAGAGAAAAGTCATATATGATAGGAGATAAAATCTCAGATATAGGAGCTGGACTTAAATCAAACTTAAAGACAGTTCTTGTAAAAACAGGCTATGGTTTGAAAGATATGGAAAAGGTAGATAAAAACGAAACTTTAATTTGTGAAAATTTAAAGGATTTCTCTGAGATATTAAAAAGAGAGAAATTAAATGAATTGATGTTTGAAGAATTTTCAAAAAAAGTTCAGATAAAAAATGTTGTAATGGATAGTAGAAAAGTTATAAAAGGGTCATTGTTCTTTGCAATAAATAATGGGAATTCTTATGTAAAAGATGTTTTAGATAAAGGAGCTAGTCTTGTAATAGCTGATAATACAGATATAAAAGATGAAAGAGTAATAAAAGTTACAGATACTATTGCTACTATGCAAGATTTAGCAACAAAATATAGAAAGAAATTAGATATACAAGTTGTTGGAATAACAGGAAGTAATGGAAAAACTACAACAAAAGATATAGTTTACTCTTTACTTTCTACAAAAGCTAAAACTTTAAAAACAGAAGGAAATTACAATAATCATATTGGTTTGCCCTATACCCTTTTAAATGTGACAGATGAAGAAAAGTTTGTTGTTTTAGAAATGGGTATGAGTTCTCTTGGAGAGATTAGAAGATTAGGAGAAATTTCAAGTCCTGATTATGCAATAATAACTAATATTGGGGATTCACATATAGAATTTTTAAAGACAAGAGATAATGTTTTTAAGGCTAAAACAGAATTATTAGAATTTGTTGATAAAGAAAATACCTTTGTCTGTGGAGATGATGAGTATTTATCAAAATTAGATGTTAATAAAGTAGGATTTAATGAAAATAATACTTATAAAATAGAAAGTTATAAATTTTCAAATAAAGATAGTAAATTTATTTTAGATGGAAAAGAATATGAAATGCCTTTATTAGGAAAACATAATATTTCTAATACAGCTATTGCAATAGAATTAGCAAAGAAAATTGGTTTAACTGATGAAGAAATTCAGAAGAGCTTGAAAGAAGTAAAAATTAGTAATATGAGATTTCAAGAAATAAAAATAGGTAATGATATCTATATCAATGATGCCTATAATGCAAGTCCAATGTCTATGAAAGCTGCAATAGATACTTTAAATGAAATTTATAATGATAAGTATAAAATAGCTATCTTAGGAGATATGCTGGAATTAGGTGAAAATGAAATAGATTATCACATAGATGTACTAAATTATCTGCTTGATAAAAAAATAAAGCTAGTATATCTGTATGGTGAAAGAATGAAAAAAGCCTATGGTATATTTATGAAAAATAGGTCGGAAGAATATAGGTTCTGGTATTATCCAACAAAAGAAGGAATAGTGGAAAGTTTAAAAAATATTAAAATGGAAAAAGTGATTTTACTCAAAGCGTCAAGAGGAATAAAATTAGAAGAGATTATAAAATAA